A stretch of the Thiocystis violascens DSM 198 genome encodes the following:
- a CDS encoding IS5 family transposase: MSKAGRPPKIHEAEQAVLRQIVTDRPTSTLSEIARELAARTGIEAHEATIRKSLREAGVTRLRGESGLEAQARATPRRYGYTDAHRRHDPDQSYPSCLTDAEWDLVAALFEMPGGRGQPPRVSRRSILEACCYVVRTGCAWRMLPHDFAPWQNVYKTFRRWSAAGKFEQMHDRLRGQWREREGREIAPTAAVLDAQSTRGSPQGGPSGFDAGKQVKGRKRSLVVDTLGFVLAVSVVAANLQDRDAASGAVADAAAKYPQINTLFVDSAYAGQFAQTTEQTHAIRVEVVRHPANKSVGSWHVDGAPDRVVIANADGFVPLPKRWVVERTHAWNERARRLIMHHDRLPAVSETWVWLAEARILLRRLTTTV; this comes from the coding sequence ATGTCGAAAGCTGGTCGTCCCCCCAAGATTCACGAGGCGGAGCAAGCGGTATTGCGTCAAATTGTCACGGATCGCCCGACCTCCACGCTGTCAGAGATTGCCCGGGAACTCGCGGCACGGACGGGAATCGAGGCTCATGAAGCAACGATTCGCAAGTCCTTGCGGGAGGCGGGCGTCACGCGCCTCCGGGGCGAGAGTGGTCTCGAGGCGCAAGCGCGCGCAACGCCGCGTCGGTATGGGTATACGGATGCGCATCGTCGCCACGACCCCGACCAAAGCTACCCAAGTTGTCTGACCGATGCGGAGTGGGACTTGGTCGCCGCTCTCTTTGAGATGCCGGGCGGGCGGGGTCAACCGCCCCGCGTGTCGCGCCGGAGCATCCTGGAGGCGTGTTGCTACGTGGTGCGCACGGGGTGCGCGTGGCGGATGCTGCCGCACGATTTCGCGCCTTGGCAGAATGTCTACAAGACGTTTCGCCGTTGGAGTGCGGCTGGGAAGTTTGAGCAGATGCATGATCGACTGCGGGGGCAATGGCGCGAACGCGAGGGGCGTGAGATCGCGCCGACGGCGGCGGTGCTGGATGCGCAATCGACCCGCGGCTCGCCGCAGGGTGGACCGAGCGGCTTTGATGCGGGCAAGCAGGTCAAGGGGCGCAAGCGCAGCCTGGTGGTCGATACCTTGGGGTTCGTGTTGGCGGTGAGCGTGGTCGCGGCCAATCTTCAGGACCGCGATGCCGCCTCGGGCGCCGTCGCTGACGCGGCCGCCAAGTACCCCCAGATCAACACGCTGTTTGTCGATAGCGCCTACGCCGGTCAATTTGCCCAAACCACCGAGCAGACCCACGCGATCCGCGTGGAAGTCGTGCGCCATCCAGCCAACAAAAGCGTTGGCTCCTGGCACGTGGACGGGGCGCCTGACCGAGTGGTGATCGCCAACGCCGACGGCTTCGTTCCGCTGCCGAAGCGCTGGGTTGTCGAGCGCACCCATGCGTGGAATGAGCGTGCCCGTCGATTGATCATGCATCATGACCGTCTGCCAGCGGTCTCCGAAACCTGGGTTTGGCTGGCGGAGGCGCGCATCCTGCTGCGGCGGTTGACCACAACGGTTTGA